In Ovis canadensis isolate MfBH-ARS-UI-01 breed Bighorn chromosome 3, ARS-UI_OviCan_v2, whole genome shotgun sequence, one DNA window encodes the following:
- the IKZF4 gene encoding zinc finger protein Eos isoform X1, producing the protein MAVPICLLERDPSGGCVPDFLPQAQDSNHFIMESLFCESSGDSSLEKEFLGAPVGPSVSTPNSQHSSPSRSLSANSIKVEMYSDEESSRLLGPDERLLEKDDSVIVEDSLSEPLGYCDGSGPEPHSPGGIRLPNGKLKCDVCGMVCIGPNVLMVHKRSHTGERPFHCNQCGASFTQKGNLLRHIKLHSGEKPFKCPFCNYACRRRDALTGHLRTHSVSSPTVGKPYKCNYCGRSYKQQSTLEEHKERCHNYLQSLSTEAQALVGQSGDEIRDLEMVPDSMLHSSSERPTFIDRLANSLTKRKRSTPQKFVGEKQMRFSLSDLPYDVNSGGYEKDVELVAHHSLEPGFGGSLAFVGAEHLRPLRLPPTNCISELTPVISSVYTQMQPLPGRLELPGSREAGEGPEDLADGGPLLYRARGPLTDPGASPSNGCQDSTDTESNHEDRVGGVVSLPQGPPPQPPPAIVVGRPSPAYAKEDPKPQEGLLRGTPGPSKEVLRVVGESGEPVKAFKCEHCRVLFLDHVMFTIHMGCHGFRDPFECNICGHHSQDRYEFSSHIVRGEHKVGQ; encoded by the exons ATGGCCGTTCCTATATGTCTG CTGGAGAGGGATCCCTCAGGAGGGTGTGTTCCGGATTTCTTGCCTCAGGCCCAAGACTCCAACCATTTTATAATGGAATCTTTATTTTGTGAAA GTAGCGGGGActcatctctggagaaggaattcctCGGGGCCCCAGTGGGGCCCTCAGTGAGCACCCCCAACAGCCAGCACTCTTCTCCCAGCCGCTCACTCAGTG CCAACTCCATCAAGGTGGAGATGTACAGTGATGAGGAGTCGAGCAGACTGCTGGGGCCGGACGAgcgtctcctggagaaggatgaCAGTGTGATCGTGGAAGACTCCTTGTCGGAGCCACTGGGCTATTGTGATGGAAGCGGGCCAGAGCCTCACTCCCCTGGGGGCATCCGCCTGCCCAATGGCAAGCTCAAGTGTGACGTCTGCGGCATGGTCTGCATTGGACCCAACGTGCTCATGGTGCACAAGCGCAGCCACACAG GGGAAAGGCCCTTCCACTGCAACCAGTGCGGTGCCTCCTTCACCCAGAAGGGCAACCTGCTGCGTCACATCAAGCTGCACTCCGGGGAGAAGCCCTTCAAGTGCCCCTTCTGCAACTATGCCTGCCGCCGGCGCGACGCGCTCACTGGCCACCTCCGCACACACTCGG TCTCCTCCCCTACGGTGGGCAAGCCCTACAAGTGCAACTACTGCGGCCGGAGCTACAAACAGCAGAGCACCCTGGAGGAGCACAAGGAGCGGTGCCATAACTACCTGCAGAGTCTCAGCACTGAAGCCCAAGCTCTGGTTGGCCAATCAG GTGATGAGATACGGGACCTGGAGATGGTGCCAGACTCCATGCTGCACTCATCCTCTGAGAGGCCAACTTTCATTGACCGTTTGGCCAACAGCCTCACCAAACGCAAGCGTTCCACCCCCCAGAAGTTTGTAG GTGAGAAGCAGATGCGCTTCAGCCTCTCAGACCTCCCCTACGATGTGAACTCGGGCGGCTACGAGAAGGATGTGGAGCTGGTGGCACACCACAGCCTAGAGCCTGGCTTCGGAGGTTCTCTGGCCTTCGTGGGGGCCGAACATCTGCGTCCCCTCCGCCTCCCGCCCACCAATTGCATCTCAGAACTCACGCCCGTCATCAGCTCTGTCTACACTCAAATGCAGCCCCTCCCTGGCCGACTGGAGCTTCCGGGGTCCCGGGAAGCAGGTGAGGGGCCCGAGGATCTAGCTGATGGAGGTCCCCTCCTCTACCGGGCCCGAGGCCCCCTGACTGACCCTGGGGCCTCCCCCAGCAATGGCTGCCAGGACtccacagatacagagagcaacCACGAAGATCGAGTTGGGGGGGTGGTGTCACTCCCTcagggccccccaccccagcctcctcctgccATCGTGGTGGGCCGGCCCAGTCCTGCCTACGCCAAAGAGGACCCCAAGCCACAGGAGGGGCTACTGCGGGGCACCCCAGGCCCATCCAAGGAAGTGCTCCGGGTAGTGGGCGAGAGCGGCGAGCCAGTGAAGGCCTTCAAGTGCGAGCACTGCCGCGTCCTCTTCCTGGACCACGTCATGTTCACCATCCACATGGGCTGCCACGGCTTCCGAGACCCTTTCGAGTGCAACATCTGTGGCCACCACAGCCAGGACCGGTACGAGTTCTCTTCCCACATTGTCCGGGGGGAGCACAAGGTGGGCCAGTGA
- the IKZF4 gene encoding zinc finger protein Eos isoform X4, whose amino-acid sequence MHTPPALARRFQGGGRARTPGSHRQGKDNLERDPSGGCVPDFLPQAQDSNHFIMESLFCESSGDSSLEKEFLGAPVGPSVSTPNSQHSSPSRSLSANSIKVEMYSDEESSRLLGPDERLLEKDDSVIVEDSLSEPLGYCDGSGPEPHSPGGIRLPNGKLKCDVCGMVCIGPNVLMVHKRSHTGERPFHCNQCGASFTQKGNLLRHIKLHSGEKPFKCPFCNYACRRRDALTGHLRTHSVSSPTVGKPYKCNYCGRSYKQQSTLEEHKERCHNYLQSLSTEAQALVGQSGDEIRDLEMVPDSMLHSSSERPTFIDRLANSLTKRKRSTPQKFVGEKQMRFSLSDLPYDVNSGGYEKDVELVAHHSLEPGFGGSLAFVGAEHLRPLRLPPTNCISELTPVISSVYTQMQPLPGRLELPGSREAGEGPEDLADGGPLLYRARGPLTDPGASPSNGCQDSTDTESNHEDRVGGVVSLPQGPPPQPPPAIVVGRPSPAYAKEDPKPQEGLLRGTPGPSKEVLRVVGESGEPVKAFKCEHCRVLFLDHVMFTIHMGCHGFRDPFECNICGHHSQDRYEFSSHIVRGEHKVGQ is encoded by the exons ATGCACACACCACCCGCACTCGCTCGCCGTTTCCAAGGCGGCGGCCGCGCTCGCACCCCAGGGTCTCACCGGCAAGGGAAGGATAAT CTGGAGAGGGATCCCTCAGGAGGGTGTGTTCCGGATTTCTTGCCTCAGGCCCAAGACTCCAACCATTTTATAATGGAATCTTTATTTTGTGAAA GTAGCGGGGActcatctctggagaaggaattcctCGGGGCCCCAGTGGGGCCCTCAGTGAGCACCCCCAACAGCCAGCACTCTTCTCCCAGCCGCTCACTCAGTG CCAACTCCATCAAGGTGGAGATGTACAGTGATGAGGAGTCGAGCAGACTGCTGGGGCCGGACGAgcgtctcctggagaaggatgaCAGTGTGATCGTGGAAGACTCCTTGTCGGAGCCACTGGGCTATTGTGATGGAAGCGGGCCAGAGCCTCACTCCCCTGGGGGCATCCGCCTGCCCAATGGCAAGCTCAAGTGTGACGTCTGCGGCATGGTCTGCATTGGACCCAACGTGCTCATGGTGCACAAGCGCAGCCACACAG GGGAAAGGCCCTTCCACTGCAACCAGTGCGGTGCCTCCTTCACCCAGAAGGGCAACCTGCTGCGTCACATCAAGCTGCACTCCGGGGAGAAGCCCTTCAAGTGCCCCTTCTGCAACTATGCCTGCCGCCGGCGCGACGCGCTCACTGGCCACCTCCGCACACACTCGG TCTCCTCCCCTACGGTGGGCAAGCCCTACAAGTGCAACTACTGCGGCCGGAGCTACAAACAGCAGAGCACCCTGGAGGAGCACAAGGAGCGGTGCCATAACTACCTGCAGAGTCTCAGCACTGAAGCCCAAGCTCTGGTTGGCCAATCAG GTGATGAGATACGGGACCTGGAGATGGTGCCAGACTCCATGCTGCACTCATCCTCTGAGAGGCCAACTTTCATTGACCGTTTGGCCAACAGCCTCACCAAACGCAAGCGTTCCACCCCCCAGAAGTTTGTAG GTGAGAAGCAGATGCGCTTCAGCCTCTCAGACCTCCCCTACGATGTGAACTCGGGCGGCTACGAGAAGGATGTGGAGCTGGTGGCACACCACAGCCTAGAGCCTGGCTTCGGAGGTTCTCTGGCCTTCGTGGGGGCCGAACATCTGCGTCCCCTCCGCCTCCCGCCCACCAATTGCATCTCAGAACTCACGCCCGTCATCAGCTCTGTCTACACTCAAATGCAGCCCCTCCCTGGCCGACTGGAGCTTCCGGGGTCCCGGGAAGCAGGTGAGGGGCCCGAGGATCTAGCTGATGGAGGTCCCCTCCTCTACCGGGCCCGAGGCCCCCTGACTGACCCTGGGGCCTCCCCCAGCAATGGCTGCCAGGACtccacagatacagagagcaacCACGAAGATCGAGTTGGGGGGGTGGTGTCACTCCCTcagggccccccaccccagcctcctcctgccATCGTGGTGGGCCGGCCCAGTCCTGCCTACGCCAAAGAGGACCCCAAGCCACAGGAGGGGCTACTGCGGGGCACCCCAGGCCCATCCAAGGAAGTGCTCCGGGTAGTGGGCGAGAGCGGCGAGCCAGTGAAGGCCTTCAAGTGCGAGCACTGCCGCGTCCTCTTCCTGGACCACGTCATGTTCACCATCCACATGGGCTGCCACGGCTTCCGAGACCCTTTCGAGTGCAACATCTGTGGCCACCACAGCCAGGACCGGTACGAGTTCTCTTCCCACATTGTCCGGGGGGAGCACAAGGTGGGCCAGTGA
- the IKZF4 gene encoding zinc finger protein Eos isoform X2 produces the protein MDIEDCNGRSYMSGSGDSSLEKEFLGAPVGPSVSTPNSQHSSPSRSLSANSIKVEMYSDEESSRLLGPDERLLEKDDSVIVEDSLSEPLGYCDGSGPEPHSPGGIRLPNGKLKCDVCGMVCIGPNVLMVHKRSHTGERPFHCNQCGASFTQKGNLLRHIKLHSGEKPFKCPFCNYACRRRDALTGHLRTHSVSSPTVGKPYKCNYCGRSYKQQSTLEEHKERCHNYLQSLSTEAQALVGQSGDEIRDLEMVPDSMLHSSSERPTFIDRLANSLTKRKRSTPQKFVGEKQMRFSLSDLPYDVNSGGYEKDVELVAHHSLEPGFGGSLAFVGAEHLRPLRLPPTNCISELTPVISSVYTQMQPLPGRLELPGSREAGEGPEDLADGGPLLYRARGPLTDPGASPSNGCQDSTDTESNHEDRVGGVVSLPQGPPPQPPPAIVVGRPSPAYAKEDPKPQEGLLRGTPGPSKEVLRVVGESGEPVKAFKCEHCRVLFLDHVMFTIHMGCHGFRDPFECNICGHHSQDRYEFSSHIVRGEHKVGQ, from the exons ATGGACATAGAAGACTGCAATGGCCGTTCCTATATGTCTG GTAGCGGGGActcatctctggagaaggaattcctCGGGGCCCCAGTGGGGCCCTCAGTGAGCACCCCCAACAGCCAGCACTCTTCTCCCAGCCGCTCACTCAGTG CCAACTCCATCAAGGTGGAGATGTACAGTGATGAGGAGTCGAGCAGACTGCTGGGGCCGGACGAgcgtctcctggagaaggatgaCAGTGTGATCGTGGAAGACTCCTTGTCGGAGCCACTGGGCTATTGTGATGGAAGCGGGCCAGAGCCTCACTCCCCTGGGGGCATCCGCCTGCCCAATGGCAAGCTCAAGTGTGACGTCTGCGGCATGGTCTGCATTGGACCCAACGTGCTCATGGTGCACAAGCGCAGCCACACAG GGGAAAGGCCCTTCCACTGCAACCAGTGCGGTGCCTCCTTCACCCAGAAGGGCAACCTGCTGCGTCACATCAAGCTGCACTCCGGGGAGAAGCCCTTCAAGTGCCCCTTCTGCAACTATGCCTGCCGCCGGCGCGACGCGCTCACTGGCCACCTCCGCACACACTCGG TCTCCTCCCCTACGGTGGGCAAGCCCTACAAGTGCAACTACTGCGGCCGGAGCTACAAACAGCAGAGCACCCTGGAGGAGCACAAGGAGCGGTGCCATAACTACCTGCAGAGTCTCAGCACTGAAGCCCAAGCTCTGGTTGGCCAATCAG GTGATGAGATACGGGACCTGGAGATGGTGCCAGACTCCATGCTGCACTCATCCTCTGAGAGGCCAACTTTCATTGACCGTTTGGCCAACAGCCTCACCAAACGCAAGCGTTCCACCCCCCAGAAGTTTGTAG GTGAGAAGCAGATGCGCTTCAGCCTCTCAGACCTCCCCTACGATGTGAACTCGGGCGGCTACGAGAAGGATGTGGAGCTGGTGGCACACCACAGCCTAGAGCCTGGCTTCGGAGGTTCTCTGGCCTTCGTGGGGGCCGAACATCTGCGTCCCCTCCGCCTCCCGCCCACCAATTGCATCTCAGAACTCACGCCCGTCATCAGCTCTGTCTACACTCAAATGCAGCCCCTCCCTGGCCGACTGGAGCTTCCGGGGTCCCGGGAAGCAGGTGAGGGGCCCGAGGATCTAGCTGATGGAGGTCCCCTCCTCTACCGGGCCCGAGGCCCCCTGACTGACCCTGGGGCCTCCCCCAGCAATGGCTGCCAGGACtccacagatacagagagcaacCACGAAGATCGAGTTGGGGGGGTGGTGTCACTCCCTcagggccccccaccccagcctcctcctgccATCGTGGTGGGCCGGCCCAGTCCTGCCTACGCCAAAGAGGACCCCAAGCCACAGGAGGGGCTACTGCGGGGCACCCCAGGCCCATCCAAGGAAGTGCTCCGGGTAGTGGGCGAGAGCGGCGAGCCAGTGAAGGCCTTCAAGTGCGAGCACTGCCGCGTCCTCTTCCTGGACCACGTCATGTTCACCATCCACATGGGCTGCCACGGCTTCCGAGACCCTTTCGAGTGCAACATCTGTGGCCACCACAGCCAGGACCGGTACGAGTTCTCTTCCCACATTGTCCGGGGGGAGCACAAGGTGGGCCAGTGA
- the IKZF4 gene encoding zinc finger protein Eos isoform X3 produces MYSDEESSRLLGPDERLLEKDDSVIVEDSLSEPLGYCDGSGPEPHSPGGIRLPNGKLKCDVCGMVCIGPNVLMVHKRSHTGERPFHCNQCGASFTQKGNLLRHIKLHSGEKPFKCPFCNYACRRRDALTGHLRTHSVSSPTVGKPYKCNYCGRSYKQQSTLEEHKERCHNYLQSLSTEAQALVGQSGDEIRDLEMVPDSMLHSSSERPTFIDRLANSLTKRKRSTPQKFVGEKQMRFSLSDLPYDVNSGGYEKDVELVAHHSLEPGFGGSLAFVGAEHLRPLRLPPTNCISELTPVISSVYTQMQPLPGRLELPGSREAGEGPEDLADGGPLLYRARGPLTDPGASPSNGCQDSTDTESNHEDRVGGVVSLPQGPPPQPPPAIVVGRPSPAYAKEDPKPQEGLLRGTPGPSKEVLRVVGESGEPVKAFKCEHCRVLFLDHVMFTIHMGCHGFRDPFECNICGHHSQDRYEFSSHIVRGEHKVGQ; encoded by the exons ATGTACAGTGATGAGGAGTCGAGCAGACTGCTGGGGCCGGACGAgcgtctcctggagaaggatgaCAGTGTGATCGTGGAAGACTCCTTGTCGGAGCCACTGGGCTATTGTGATGGAAGCGGGCCAGAGCCTCACTCCCCTGGGGGCATCCGCCTGCCCAATGGCAAGCTCAAGTGTGACGTCTGCGGCATGGTCTGCATTGGACCCAACGTGCTCATGGTGCACAAGCGCAGCCACACAG GGGAAAGGCCCTTCCACTGCAACCAGTGCGGTGCCTCCTTCACCCAGAAGGGCAACCTGCTGCGTCACATCAAGCTGCACTCCGGGGAGAAGCCCTTCAAGTGCCCCTTCTGCAACTATGCCTGCCGCCGGCGCGACGCGCTCACTGGCCACCTCCGCACACACTCGG TCTCCTCCCCTACGGTGGGCAAGCCCTACAAGTGCAACTACTGCGGCCGGAGCTACAAACAGCAGAGCACCCTGGAGGAGCACAAGGAGCGGTGCCATAACTACCTGCAGAGTCTCAGCACTGAAGCCCAAGCTCTGGTTGGCCAATCAG GTGATGAGATACGGGACCTGGAGATGGTGCCAGACTCCATGCTGCACTCATCCTCTGAGAGGCCAACTTTCATTGACCGTTTGGCCAACAGCCTCACCAAACGCAAGCGTTCCACCCCCCAGAAGTTTGTAG GTGAGAAGCAGATGCGCTTCAGCCTCTCAGACCTCCCCTACGATGTGAACTCGGGCGGCTACGAGAAGGATGTGGAGCTGGTGGCACACCACAGCCTAGAGCCTGGCTTCGGAGGTTCTCTGGCCTTCGTGGGGGCCGAACATCTGCGTCCCCTCCGCCTCCCGCCCACCAATTGCATCTCAGAACTCACGCCCGTCATCAGCTCTGTCTACACTCAAATGCAGCCCCTCCCTGGCCGACTGGAGCTTCCGGGGTCCCGGGAAGCAGGTGAGGGGCCCGAGGATCTAGCTGATGGAGGTCCCCTCCTCTACCGGGCCCGAGGCCCCCTGACTGACCCTGGGGCCTCCCCCAGCAATGGCTGCCAGGACtccacagatacagagagcaacCACGAAGATCGAGTTGGGGGGGTGGTGTCACTCCCTcagggccccccaccccagcctcctcctgccATCGTGGTGGGCCGGCCCAGTCCTGCCTACGCCAAAGAGGACCCCAAGCCACAGGAGGGGCTACTGCGGGGCACCCCAGGCCCATCCAAGGAAGTGCTCCGGGTAGTGGGCGAGAGCGGCGAGCCAGTGAAGGCCTTCAAGTGCGAGCACTGCCGCGTCCTCTTCCTGGACCACGTCATGTTCACCATCCACATGGGCTGCCACGGCTTCCGAGACCCTTTCGAGTGCAACATCTGTGGCCACCACAGCCAGGACCGGTACGAGTTCTCTTCCCACATTGTCCGGGGGGAGCACAAGGTGGGCCAGTGA
- the SUOX gene encoding sulfite oxidase, mitochondrial — MLLLHRAVAPGLQQAYRLKSTPARLCIRACCTNDSFQPQRSSFTFSGGNSSTRRWRVMGTLLGLGAVLACHDQQCRASQESPRRYTREEVKSHCSPETGVWVTLGSEVFDITEFVDIHPGGASKLMLAAGGPLEPFWALYAVHNQPHVREILAQYKIGELSPDDKAPSILKTSDPYMDDPIRHSALKVNTQCPFNAEPPPELLTENYITPNPIFFTRNHLPVPNVDPDTYRLNVVGPPGGQSLCLSLDDLYQFPKHEITVTLQCAGNRRSEMTQFKEVRGLEWSLGAISTARWAGARLCDVLAQAGHQLCETEAHVCFEGLDSDPTGTAYGASIPLARAMDPEAEVLLAYEMNGQPLPRDHGFPVRVVVPGVVGARHVKWLGKVSVEPEESFSHWQRRDYKGFSPSVDWDTVDFDSAPSIQELPIQSAITQPKEGEIIGSGEVTVKGYAWSGGGRAVVRVDVSLDGGLTWQVAELEGEEQRARKAWAWRLWHLQAPLPAGIKELNIVCKAVDESYNVQPDTVAPIWNLRGVLNNAWHRVHVHVAP; from the exons atgctgctgctgcacaGAGCTGTGGCCCCAGGGCTCCAACAGGCCTACAG ACTCAAGTCAACCCCGGCAAGGCTCTGCATTCGGGCCTGCTGTACAAATGATTCTTTTCAGCCCCAGCGCTCCAGCTTCACCTTCTCTGGTGGTAACTCCAGCACCAGGAGATGGAGAGTCATGGGCACGCTGCTAGGCCTCGGGGCAGTGTTGGCCTGTCATGACCAGCAGTGCAGG GCTTCTCAAGAGTCACCACGCAGATATACCAGGGAGGAAGTAAAATCCCACTGCAGCCCTGAGACTGGGGTCTGGGTGACTTTGGGCTCTGAGGTCTTTGATATCACAGAATTTGTGGACATACACCCAGGGGGGGCATCAAAGCTGATGCTAGCAGCCGGGGGTCCTTTAGAGCCCTTCTGGGCCCTCTATGCTGTTCACAACCAGCCGCACGTGCGAGAGATACTAGCTCAGTACAAGATTGGGGAGCTGAGCCCTGACGACAAGGCACCCTCCATCTTGAAGACTTCTGATCCTTATATGGATGATCCTATACGTCACTCAGCCCTGAAGGTCAACACCCAGTGCCCCTTTAATGCAGAGCCCCCTCCTGAGCTGCTGACAGAAAACTACATCACACCCAACCCTATCTTCTTCACCCGGAATCATTTACCTGTACCTAACGTGGACCCAGATACCTATCGCCTGAATGTAGTAGGGCCACCAGGGGGTCAGTCATTGTGCCTGTCCCTGGATGACTTGTACCAGTTCCCCAAGCACGAGATCACGGTCACTCTGCAGTGTGCTGGCAACCGGCGCTCCGAGATGACTCAGTTCAAAGAAGTAAGAGGTCTGGAGTGGAGTTTAGGGGCCATTAGCACTGCGCGCTGGGCTGGGGCACGGCTTTGTGATGTGTTAGCCCAGGCTGGTCACCAGCTCTGTGAAACTGAGGCCCATGTCTGCTTTGAGGGACTGGACTCAGACCCCACAGGGACTGCCTATGGAGCATCCATCCCTCTCGCTCGGGCCATGGACCCTGAAGCTGAGGTCCTGCTGGCATATGAGATGAATGGGCAGCCTCTGCCTCGTGACCATGGCTTTCCCGTGAGAGTGGTGGTTCCTGGTGTGGTGGGTGCCCGCCATGTCAAATGGCTGGGCAAAGTGAGTGTGGAACCAGAGGAAAGTTTCAGCCACTGGCAGCGGCGGGATTACAAAGGCTTTTCTCCATCTGTGGACTGGGACACTGTAGATTTTGATTCGGCTCCATCTATCCAAGAACTTCCTATCCAGTCAGCCATCACACAACCCAAAGAAGGGGAGATAATAGGGTCAGGGGAGGTGACTGTCAAAGGCTATGCATGGAGTGGTGGAGGAAGAGCTGTGGTCAGGGTGGATGTGTCTCTGGATGGGGGCCTAACCTGGCAAGTGGCTGAGCTGGAAGGAGAGGAGCAGCGTGCCCGAAAGGCCTGGGCCTGGCGACTATGGCAtctgcaagcccctttgccagcTGGGATAAAGGAACTGAACATTGTCTGTAAGGCTGTAGATGAGAGCTACAATGTGCAGCCAGACACAGTAGCCCCAATCTGGAACCTGCGAGGGGTGCTCAACAATGCCTGGCACCGTGTCCATGTCCATGTCGCCCCATGA
- the RAB5B gene encoding ras-related protein Rab-5B, with the protein MTSRSTARPNGQPQASKICQFKLVLLGESAVGKSSLVLRFVKGQFHEYQESTIGAAFLTQSVCLDDTTVKFEIWDTAGQERYHSLAPMYYRGAQAAIVVYDITNQETFARAKTWVKELQRQASPSIVIALAGNKADLANKRMVEYEEAQAYADDNSLLFMETSAKTAMNVNDLFLAIAKKLPKSEPQNLGGAAGRSRGVDLHEQSQQNKSQCCSN; encoded by the exons ATGACTAGCAGAAGCACAGCCAGGCCCAATGGGCAGCCCCAGGCCAGCAAAATATGCCAGTTCAAACTGGTCCTGCTGGGTGAATCTGCAGTGGGGAAATCTAGCCTGGTATTACGTTTTGTCAAAGGGCAGTTCCACGAGTACCAGGAGAGCACCATTGGAG CGGCCTTCCTTACCCAGTCTGTTTGTCTAGATGACACGACAGTCAAGTTTGAGATCTGGGACACAGCTGGGCAGGAGCGATACCATAGCTTGGCCCCCATGTACTACAGAGGTGCCCAAGCTGCCATTGTGGTTTATGACATTACTAATCAG GAAACCTTCGCCCGAGCGAAGACATGGGTAAAAGAACTACAGCGACAGGCCAGTCCTAGCATCGTTATTGCCCTGGCAGGGAACAAAGCCGACCTGGCCAACAAGCGCATGGTGGAGTATGAA GAGGCCCAGGCGTATGCAGATGACAACAGCTTATTGTTTATGGAGACTTCCGCCAAGACAGCTATGAACGTGAACGATCTCTTCCTGGCAATAG CTAAGAAGTTGCCAAAGAGTGAACCCCAGAATCTAGGGGGTGCAGCAGGCCGAAGCCGGGGTGTGGATCTTCACGAGCAGTCCCAGCAGAACAAGAGCCAGTGTTGTAGCAACTGA